One region of Cobetia sp. cqz5-12 genomic DNA includes:
- a CDS encoding YceI family protein, whose protein sequence is MNKTSFLGKSLVAGLMAASLPLMAGQAQASDYTIDTDGQHAFIQFKISHLGYSYVLGQFKEFSGDFSYDQGKPEDAKVSVEVDVDSLDSAHAERDKHIKSADFLDVSQYPTATFTSTGFESTGDGSGKLKGDLTLHGQTQPVTLDVDHIGGGEDPWGGYRQGFEGTTTLKLADYGIDTSKLGPNAATVDLYLVIEGIRQ, encoded by the coding sequence ATGAACAAGACATCCTTCCTCGGCAAGTCACTGGTGGCAGGTCTCATGGCGGCGTCGTTGCCGCTGATGGCGGGTCAGGCACAGGCCTCCGATTACACGATCGATACCGATGGCCAGCACGCCTTCATCCAGTTCAAGATCAGCCATCTGGGCTATTCCTACGTGCTGGGGCAGTTCAAGGAGTTCAGCGGTGATTTCTCCTATGACCAGGGCAAGCCGGAAGATGCGAAGGTGTCGGTAGAGGTCGATGTCGATAGCCTGGACAGCGCCCACGCCGAACGCGACAAGCACATCAAGTCGGCCGACTTCCTGGATGTCTCCCAATATCCGACGGCGACCTTCACCTCGACCGGCTTCGAATCTACTGGCGATGGTTCCGGCAAGCTGAAGGGTGACTTGACGCTGCACGGCCAGACGCAGCCCGTGACCCTGGATGTGGATCATATCGGTGGCGGTGAAGACCCGTGGGGCGGCTACCGTCAGGGCTTTGAAGGCACTACCACGCTGAAGCTTGCCGACTATGGTATCGATACATCCAAGCTTGGTCCGAATGCGGCCACCGTCGATCTGTACCTGGTCATCGAAGGCATCCGCCAGTAA
- the purF gene encoding amidophosphoribosyltransferase, with translation MCGIVGLMANASVNQALYDALTVLQHRGQDAAGMMTWHEGRFLLRKSNGLVRDVFRTRHMQRLKGNMGIGHVRYPTAGSSSEAESQPFYVNSPYGITLAHNGNLTNSDQLKQELFSSDLRHINTSSDSEVLLNVFAHELGKQGMRLGAGDVFDAVRRVHRRCKGGYAAVSIINGTGLVAFRDPHGIRPACFGKRDSAEGVEYMIASESVALDVAGFELIRDLAPGEAVFIDMDRELHTLQCADDPVLKPCIFEHVYLARPDSLLDGAYVYGTRMRMGEKLADKIVREWPEQDIDVVIPIPDTSRTSALELAQHLGVTYREGFMKNRYIGRTFIMPGQTLRKKSVRQKLNAIDIEFAGKNVLLVDDSIVRGTTCNEIIQMAREAGAKNVYFASAAPAVRYPNVYGIDMPAAEELIAHGRTEKEIADLIGADRLFYQDLDDLKDACREVNPALDEFDCSVFDGVYVTGDIDEAYLNDLRASRNDGAKSAGETHAVVDLHNDSEDID, from the coding sequence ATGTGCGGGATTGTAGGTTTGATGGCCAACGCCTCGGTCAACCAGGCGCTGTATGACGCGCTGACCGTATTGCAGCACCGCGGGCAGGATGCCGCGGGCATGATGACCTGGCACGAAGGTCGTTTCCTGCTGCGCAAGAGCAATGGTCTGGTGCGTGATGTCTTCCGCACTCGTCACATGCAGCGTCTCAAGGGCAACATGGGCATCGGCCATGTTCGCTACCCGACCGCCGGTTCCTCCAGCGAGGCGGAATCACAGCCGTTCTATGTCAACTCGCCTTACGGCATCACGCTGGCGCACAACGGCAACCTGACCAACTCCGACCAGCTCAAGCAGGAGTTGTTCTCCTCTGATCTGCGTCACATCAACACCAGCTCCGATTCCGAGGTGCTGCTCAACGTCTTCGCTCACGAGCTGGGCAAGCAGGGCATGCGTCTGGGCGCCGGTGATGTGTTCGATGCCGTGCGTCGTGTGCATCGTCGTTGCAAGGGCGGCTACGCGGCGGTCTCGATCATCAACGGCACTGGCCTGGTCGCTTTCCGCGATCCGCACGGCATCCGTCCGGCGTGTTTCGGCAAGCGTGACTCCGCCGAAGGCGTCGAGTACATGATCGCCTCCGAGTCCGTGGCGCTCGACGTCGCCGGCTTCGAGCTGATCCGTGACCTGGCTCCGGGTGAAGCGGTATTCATCGACATGGATCGTGAGCTGCACACCCTGCAGTGCGCGGATGATCCGGTCCTCAAGCCGTGCATCTTCGAACACGTCTACCTGGCGCGCCCGGATTCCCTGCTCGATGGAGCCTACGTCTACGGCACCCGCATGCGCATGGGCGAGAAGCTGGCCGACAAGATCGTGCGTGAATGGCCGGAGCAGGACATCGATGTCGTGATTCCTATCCCCGATACCTCGCGTACCTCCGCCCTCGAGCTGGCCCAGCATCTGGGAGTGACTTACCGCGAAGGCTTCATGAAGAACCGCTATATCGGCCGTACCTTCATCATGCCGGGTCAGACACTGCGCAAGAAGTCCGTGCGTCAGAAGCTCAACGCCATCGATATCGAGTTTGCCGGCAAGAACGTGCTGTTGGTGGATGATTCCATCGTGCGCGGCACCACCTGCAACGAGATCATCCAGATGGCGCGCGAAGCGGGCGCCAAGAACGTCTACTTCGCCTCGGCAGCCCCGGCGGTTCGCTACCCCAACGTCTACGGCATCGACATGCCGGCGGCGGAAGAGCTGATCGCCCATGGCCGTACCGAGAAGGAGATCGCGGACCTGATCGGTGCTGACCGTCTGTTCTATCAGGACCTCGATGACCTGAAGGACGCCTGTCGTGAAGTCAATCCGGCGCTGGATGAGTTCGATTGCTCCGTGTTCGACGGTGTCTACGTGACCGGCGATATCGACGAAGCCTATCTGAACGACCTGCGTGCCTCGCGCAATGATGGCGCCAAGAGCGCTGGCGAGACCCACGCGGTGGTGGATCTGCACAACGATTCGGAAGATATCGACTGA
- a CDS encoding cytochrome b — MWRNSRRGWGWPVIVMHWLSALAIVGLFALGWWMTSLGYYDAWYQLGPWWHRSVGVILMVLTLVRLAWRWSQTTPQAHGTRNEQRAALIGHVLLYVLMLVVMISGYLISTADGRGIKVFDLFEVPAVISGLKDQASRAGEVHWYAACVLIILSLGHAAAAFKHHLLDGQDTLRRMIRPLR; from the coding sequence ATGTGGCGTAATTCTCGACGGGGCTGGGGCTGGCCTGTCATCGTGATGCATTGGCTGTCGGCGCTGGCCATCGTCGGGCTCTTCGCGCTGGGCTGGTGGATGACGTCGCTTGGCTATTACGATGCCTGGTACCAGCTCGGTCCGTGGTGGCATCGCTCGGTCGGGGTGATATTGATGGTGCTGACGCTGGTGCGGCTCGCCTGGCGCTGGAGCCAGACGACCCCGCAGGCTCACGGCACGCGCAATGAGCAGCGCGCGGCGCTGATCGGGCATGTACTGCTCTACGTGCTGATGCTGGTGGTGATGATCTCGGGTTACCTCATTTCCACCGCTGACGGGCGTGGCATCAAGGTATTCGATCTCTTCGAAGTGCCGGCAGTGATCTCGGGGCTGAAGGATCAGGCATCGCGGGCAGGTGAGGTGCATTGGTATGCTGCCTGTGTGCTGATCATCCTGTCGCTGGGGCATGCGGCGGCAGCATTCAAGCATCACCTGCTGGATGGGCAGGACACGTTGCGGCGCATGATTCGGCCGCTGCGCTGA
- a CDS encoding O-succinylhomoserine sulfhydrylase, translating to MHDDNLSRAGLSRDELGLETLAIRAGHLRGAEQEHGEPIYTTSSFVYGSAAEAAAKFGGDEAGNIYSRFTNPTVRFFEERLAAMEGGERCVATSSGMAAIMSTVLALLESGDEIVASRSIFGSSVSLFTKYFGKLGITTRFVELKDLDAWREAITPATKLLFAETPSNPLSELGDIQALAALAHENDAWLAIDNCFCTPALQRPLTLGADIVIHSATKYLDGQGRTLGGAVVGSSSLMEEVYGVVRTCGPCLSPFNAWVFLKGLETLNIRMEAHCARALTLAHWLEAHPAIERVHYSGLESHPQHELAKAQQKAFGAVLGVVVKGGREAAWSVVDATRILSITGNLGDVKTTITHPATTTHGRLSDDQKAAAGIEEGLLRIAVGLEDLDDIKRDLARGLDRLAS from the coding sequence ATGCACGACGACAATCTTTCCCGCGCCGGTCTTTCCCGCGATGAGCTGGGTCTCGAGACGCTCGCCATCCGTGCCGGTCACCTGCGCGGTGCCGAGCAGGAACACGGCGAGCCCATCTACACCACCTCAAGCTTCGTCTATGGCAGCGCCGCTGAGGCCGCGGCCAAGTTCGGGGGCGATGAAGCCGGCAACATCTACTCGCGGTTCACCAATCCGACGGTGCGCTTCTTCGAGGAGCGCCTGGCGGCGATGGAAGGCGGTGAGCGTTGCGTGGCGACCAGTTCCGGCATGGCCGCGATCATGTCCACCGTGCTGGCATTGCTGGAATCCGGTGATGAAATCGTCGCATCGCGTTCCATCTTCGGCTCGAGTGTCAGCCTGTTCACCAAGTACTTCGGCAAGCTGGGCATCACCACGCGCTTCGTCGAACTGAAGGATCTGGACGCCTGGCGCGAGGCGATCACGCCGGCCACCAAACTGTTGTTTGCCGAGACGCCATCCAACCCGCTGTCCGAGCTTGGCGATATCCAGGCATTGGCGGCGCTGGCCCATGAGAACGACGCCTGGCTTGCCATCGACAACTGCTTCTGTACGCCGGCCCTGCAGCGCCCGCTGACTCTGGGCGCCGATATCGTCATCCACTCCGCCACCAAGTATCTCGATGGTCAGGGCCGGACGCTGGGTGGTGCCGTGGTCGGAAGCTCCTCGTTGATGGAGGAGGTCTATGGCGTGGTGCGGACCTGCGGGCCGTGCCTGAGCCCCTTCAACGCCTGGGTCTTCCTCAAGGGCCTGGAGACGCTGAACATTCGCATGGAAGCCCACTGCGCACGCGCGCTGACACTGGCACATTGGCTGGAGGCGCACCCGGCCATCGAGCGGGTGCATTACTCCGGACTTGAGAGTCATCCGCAGCATGAGTTGGCCAAGGCCCAGCAGAAGGCCTTCGGTGCAGTGCTGGGAGTGGTGGTCAAGGGCGGCCGCGAGGCGGCCTGGTCGGTGGTCGATGCGACGCGCATCCTGTCGATCACCGGCAACCTGGGTGACGTGAAGACCACCATCACGCACCCGGCCACCACGACTCACGGTCGCCTCAGCGATGACCAGAAAGCGGCCGCCGGCATCGAAGAGGGCCTGCTGCGTATTGCCGTCGGTCTGGAAGATCTCGACGACATCAAGCGTGATCTGGCGCGCGGGCTTGATCGTCTCGCGAGCTGA
- a CDS encoding LysE family translocator, which translates to MTFESGLTFFIAIFLFGITPGPGILALLARGMSQGGNACVPMAVGMSLSDVCYMLAAVFGLSALATHWGEVFVVIRILGAAYLLYLGYKLWTSSPTLEEADVPRLRGNWWKGFLQGFLISASNPKVILFYIAFLPTFMDITQLTGSDIVIAAVLNLSALLLGVVPVGYLAGRVRRYLRSAKAVRRLNRSAGGLMIGAGGYLALRG; encoded by the coding sequence ATGACCTTTGAAAGCGGGCTGACCTTCTTCATCGCCATCTTCCTGTTTGGCATCACCCCCGGGCCTGGCATCCTGGCGCTGCTGGCGCGTGGCATGAGCCAGGGGGGCAATGCCTGCGTGCCGATGGCCGTGGGCATGAGCCTCAGTGATGTCTGTTACATGCTGGCGGCGGTGTTTGGCCTGTCGGCCCTGGCCACGCATTGGGGCGAGGTCTTCGTGGTCATCCGTATCCTGGGTGCCGCCTACCTGCTCTATCTCGGCTACAAGTTATGGACGAGCTCACCGACGCTGGAGGAAGCTGATGTCCCCAGGCTACGCGGCAACTGGTGGAAAGGGTTTTTGCAGGGCTTTCTCATCTCGGCCTCCAACCCCAAGGTCATCCTGTTCTATATCGCCTTCCTGCCCACCTTCATGGATATCACCCAGCTGACCGGTAGCGATATCGTGATCGCCGCCGTACTCAACCTGAGCGCATTGCTGCTGGGCGTGGTGCCGGTGGGCTATCTCGCTGGCCGTGTCCGCCGCTATCTGCGTTCGGCGAAGGCGGTCAGACGCCTCAATCGCAGCGCCGGCGGTCTGATGATCGGGGCGGGTGGCTATCTGGCATTGCGCGGCTGA